One genomic segment of Pandoraea sputorum includes these proteins:
- a CDS encoding GspE/PulE family protein, with the protein MLRPTIASDDALPSTGTPASTTPLQRLEQILSEAIRAGASDIHFEPMAQRFRVRLRVDGRLQEHGDVPLTARDMLVSRLKVLANLDIAQKRLPQDGRMVWREAGEPVECRVSALPTLHGEKLVVRLLDGAKVPLSLEGLGYSPKQYLALTQAIARPHGLILLTGPTGSGKTVSLYSCLRRLNDASRNIVTIEDPVEIRLAGITQVNLNERAGLDFATALRAFLRQDPDVLVVGEIRDAQTAEIAIQAAQTGHLVFATVHANDAPSTLARLFDLGVAPFNLSSTLLLVSAQRLLRRRCPAGCEPSRTTTTETGLADTCMRCHGTGFAGRIGAFQVMPISATQAINIAQARSPHELAAQACREGVMTLREAGLWHVDAGAVAQEDVDATLPA; encoded by the coding sequence ATGCTGCGTCCAACCATCGCCTCCGACGACGCTCTGCCGTCCACCGGCACCCCGGCGTCCACCACACCTCTGCAACGCCTTGAGCAAATACTGAGCGAAGCGATTCGTGCGGGCGCTTCCGATATCCATTTCGAACCGATGGCGCAGCGCTTTCGGGTCCGTCTGCGTGTCGACGGTCGCCTGCAGGAGCATGGCGACGTTCCCCTGACAGCGCGCGACATGCTGGTCTCGCGTCTGAAGGTGCTTGCCAATCTCGACATCGCACAAAAGCGCTTGCCTCAGGACGGACGCATGGTGTGGCGCGAAGCTGGTGAACCGGTCGAGTGTCGCGTGAGTGCGCTCCCCACCCTGCACGGCGAGAAACTCGTGGTGCGCCTGCTCGATGGCGCGAAAGTCCCTCTCTCGCTTGAAGGTCTCGGCTATTCGCCGAAGCAATACCTCGCACTCACGCAAGCGATTGCCCGGCCACATGGCCTGATCTTGCTGACGGGCCCGACGGGCAGTGGCAAGACCGTCTCGCTCTATAGTTGCCTGCGACGTCTGAACGACGCGTCGCGCAACATCGTCACCATCGAGGACCCGGTGGAAATTCGCTTGGCCGGTATCACGCAGGTCAATCTCAACGAACGCGCTGGCCTCGACTTTGCAACGGCTTTACGTGCGTTTCTCCGTCAGGATCCAGATGTCCTCGTCGTGGGCGAAATCCGCGATGCGCAGACCGCCGAAATCGCCATACAGGCCGCGCAGACCGGTCACCTTGTGTTCGCCACCGTTCACGCCAACGACGCGCCGAGCACGCTCGCGCGGCTCTTCGATCTCGGTGTCGCCCCGTTCAATCTGTCGTCGACGTTACTGCTGGTCAGCGCACAGCGTCTGCTTAGGCGACGATGCCCGGCCGGGTGCGAGCCGTCCCGCACGACGACGACTGAAACAGGCCTCGCTGACACCTGCATGCGGTGTCACGGCACCGGTTTTGCCGGACGCATCGGCGCGTTTCAGGTGATGCCGATCAGCGCCACGCAGGCTATCAACATTGCACAGGCGCGCAGTCCGCACGAGCTGGCGGCGCAGGCATGCCGCGAAGGCGTCATGACGCTGCGAGAAGCCGGGTTATGGCATGTCGATGCAGGGGCTGTCGCTCAGGAGGATGTCGATGCGACGCTGCCCGCTTGA